From a region of the Lactuca sativa cultivar Salinas chromosome 4, Lsat_Salinas_v11, whole genome shotgun sequence genome:
- the LOC111890706 gene encoding G2/mitotic-specific cyclin C13-1, whose product MADQEIKRVTRMAKKRAMEAIESQLQPAKKNRVVLGELSNNAVVSENETTISDLVKIQKRKCRSKKVKKTVKAVLETQDLGFEKIDEKFSDPQMCEPYVSDIYEYLHNMEIEAKRRPTPEYIEKVQKDVSVNMRAILVDWLVEVAEEYKLLSDTLYLTISYIDKFLSTTTLNRQRLQLLGVSSMLIAAKYEEITPPHTEDFCYITDNTYTKQEVVKMEADVLKALNFEMGNPTVKSFLRRFAISSQEVHEKPNLQMEFLGYYLAELSLLEYSCLKFLPSMVAASVAFLSRFTLKPRSHPWNPSLEQLSGYKASDLKECVQILHDLQSSKRAGNLLAVREKYKQHKFKCVSKLSSPSAIPDSYFEDVRES is encoded by the exons ATGGCTGATCAAGAGATTAAGCGAGTTACGAGAATGGCGAAGAAGAGGGCAATGGAGGCAATCGAGTCTCAGTTGCAACCGGCGAAGAAAAATAGAGTGGTTTTGGGTGAGCTCTCGAACAATGCGGTGGTGTCGGAGAACGAGACGACGATATCTGACCTGGTTAAAATTCAAAAGCGGAAATGTAGATCGAAGAAGGTCAAGAAAACCGTGAAAGCAGTTCTGGAAACTCAGGATCTGGGTTTCGAGAAAATTGATGAAAAATTTAGCGACCCTCAGATGTGCGAACCTTACGTTTCAGATATTTACGAGTATCTGCATAACATGGAG ATCGAGGCAAAGAGAAGACCGACGCCAGAATACATCGAGAAAGTGCAGAAGGATGTTAGTGTAAACATGAGGGCTATATTAGTTGATTGGTTGGTTGAGGTCGCTGAAGAGTATAAGCTTCTTTCAGACACTCTATACCTAACCATCTCCTACATCGATAAATTCTTATCTACAACCACCCTTAACAGACAGAGGCTTCAACTTCTTGGTGTTTCTTCAATGCTCATAGCTGC AAAGTACGAAGAAATCACTCCCCCACATACTGAAGATTTCTGCTATATCACTGATAATACTTACACAAAGCAAGAGGTTGTAAAAATGGAAGCTGATGTCCTCAAAGCTCTCAATTTTGAAATGGGAAATCCCACAGTAAAATCATTCCTTAGAAGATTTGCCATAAGTTCTCAAGAAGTTCATGAA AAACCCAATTTGCAAATGGAGTTCTTAGGTTATTATTTGGCTGAATTAAGCTTGTTAGAATATAGCTGCCTCAAGTTTTTACCTTCAATGGTAGCTGCATCTGTTGCCTTTCTTTCAAGATTCACCCTAAAACCAAGATCACACCCATGG AATCCATCTCTTGAACAATTATCTGGATATAAAGCATCGGATCTGAAAGAATGTGTTCAAATTTTACATGATCTGCAATCAAGTAAAAGAGCAGGAAATTTGTTGGCAGTTAGAGAAAAATACAAGCAACATAAG TTCAAATGTGTGTCAAAATTGTCATCTCCATCAGCAATACCAGATTCTTACTTTGAGGATGTAAGAGAATCATAG